From the genome of Apodemus sylvaticus chromosome 3, mApoSyl1.1, whole genome shotgun sequence, one region includes:
- the Slc5a9 gene encoding sodium/glucose cotransporter 4, translating to MSPEPAAMEPGESRNGVRTDTTAYTALGSGVNLHTYDIVVVVIYFVFVLAVGIWSSIRASRGTIGGYFLAGRSMTWWPIGASLMSSNVGSGLFIGLAGTGAAGGLAVGGFEWNATFLLLALGWIFVPVYIAAGVVTMPQYLKKRFGGQRIQVYMSVLSLILYIFTKISTDIFSGALFIQMALGWNLYLSTVILLVVTAVYTIAGGLTAVIYTDALQTVIMVGGALVLMFLGFQEVGWYPGLQQLYRQAIPNVTVPNTTCHLPRPDAFHMLRDPVNGDIPWPGLIFGLTILATWCWCTDQVIVQRSLSAKSLSHAKGGSVLGGYLKILPMFFIVMPGMISRALYPDEVACVDPDICQRVCGARVGCSNIAYPKLVMALMPVGLRGLMIAVIMAALMSSLTSIFNSSSTLFAMDVWQRFRGQASEQELMVVGRLFVVFLVLISILWIPIIQSSNSGQLFDYIQSITSYLAPPITSLFLLAIFCKRVTEPGAFWGLMFGLVVGILRMILEFSYSAPACGEVDKRPGVLKDFHYLYFALLLSGLTAIIIVIISLFTEPIPNEKLARLTWWTRNCAISDLQKKASTSVNKTEGDNCPGLAGRPVLEGPAGDGEEANTTHGPEQPGALHRSWGKWLWNWFCGLSGAPQQALSPAEKAVLEQKLTSIEEEPVWRCVCNINAIILLVINIFLWGYFA from the exons ATGAGCCCTGAGCCAGCAGCAATGGAGCCTGGAGAGTCAAGGAATGGAGTCAGAACTGACACAACAGCTTACACAGCCCTGGGCTCTGGAGTCAACCTGCACACCTATGACATCGTGGTGGTGGTCATCTACTTTGTATTTGTCCTTGCTGTGGGAATTTGG TCATCCATCCGCGCAAGCCGAGGGACCATTGGTGGCTATTTCCTGGCGGGAAGATCCATGACCTGGTGGCCA ATTGGTGCATCTCTAATGTCCAGCAATGTGGGCAGTGGCTTATTTATCGGCCTGGCTGGAACAGGGGCTGCTGGAGGCCTTGCTGTGGGTGGCTTCGAGTGGAAT GCAACCTTCCTGCTTCTGGCCCTGGGCTGGATCTTTGTTCCTGTGTACATTGCAGCTGGTGTGGTCACCATGCCACAGTACCTGAAGAAACGATTTGGGGGGCAGAGGATCCAGGTGTACATGTCAGTCCTTTCTCTCATCCTCTACATCTTCACCAAGATATCG ACTGATATCTTCTCTGGAGCCCTCTTCATCCAGATGGCCTTGGGCTGGAATCTTTATCTCTCCACAGTCATCTTGCTGGTGGTGACAGCTGTCTACACCATTGCAG GGGGTCTCACAGCTGTGATCTACACAGATGCTCTACAGACCGTGATCATGGTTGGGGGAGCCCTGGTCCTCATGTTTCTGG GCTTTCAGGAGGTAGGCTGGTACCCAGGCCTGCAGCAGCTCTACAGACAGGCCATCCCCAATGTCACAGTTCCCAACACCACCTGTCACCTTCCACGGCCTGATGCCTTCCACATGCTTCGAGATCCTGTGAATGGGGACATCCCCTGGCCAGGTCTCATTTTTGGCCTCACAATCTTGGCCACCTGGTGTTGGTGCACAGACCAG GTGATTGTGCAGAGGTCTCTCTCGGCCAAGAGTCTTTCACATGCCAAAGGAGGCTCGGTATTAGGGGGCTACCTAAAGATCCTCCCAATGTTCTTCATTGTCATGCCCGGCATGATCAGCAGGGCTCTGTACCCAG ATGAAGTTGCCTGTGTTGACCCTGACATCTGTCAAAGAGTGTGTGGGGCCAGAGTTGGATGCTCCAATATTGCCTACCCCAAGCTGGTGATGGCTCTCATGCCTGTGG gGCTGCGAGGCCTGATGATTGCTGTGATCATGGCTGCCCTCATGAGCTCGCTCACCTCCATCTTCAACAGCAGTAGCACCCTGTTCGCCATGGATGTGTGGCAGCGCTTCCGCGGGCAGGCATCGGAGCAAGAGCTGATGGTGGTCGGCAG GTTGTTCGTAGTCTTCCTGGTACTCATCAGCATCCTCTGGATCCCCATCATCCAGAGCTCCAATAGTGGACAGCTCTTTGACTACATCCAATCTATCACCAGCTACCTAGCCCCACCCATCACATCCCTCTTCCTGCTGGCCATCTTCTGCAAGAGGGTCACTGAGCCT GGTGCCTTCTGGGGCCTCATGTTTGGCCTGGTAGTAGGAATACTGCGCATGATTCTGGAGTTCTCATACTCGGCCCCAGCCTGTGGGGAGGTGGACAAGCGGCCAGGTGTTCTGAAGGACTTCCACTACCTGTACTTTGCCCTCCTCCTCTCTGGACTTACTGCAATCATCATTGTCATAATCAGCTTGTTCACAGAGCCCATTCCCAATGAAAAG CTTGCTCGCCTGACCTGGTGGACAAGGAACTGTGCCATATCTGACCTGCAAAAGAAAGCCTCTACAAGTGTGAACAAGACAGAAGGTGACAACTGTCCAGGACTGGCAGGGAGGCCAGTGTTAGAGGGCCCTGCAGGAGATGGGGAAGAAGCAAACACCACCCATGGGCCTGAACAACCAGGAG CCCTACACAGGTCCTGGGGAAAATGGCTGTGGAACTGGTTCTGTGGACTCTCAGGGGCCCCACAGCAAGCCCTGAGCCCAGCTGAGAAGGCTgtgctggagcagaagctgaccAGCATCGAGGAGGAGCCAGTCTGGAGGTGTGTCTGCAACATCAATGCCATCATCCTGCTGGTCATCAACATCTTTCTCTGGGGCTATTTTGCTTGA